A region from the Desulfitobacterium dehalogenans ATCC 51507 genome encodes:
- a CDS encoding methyl-accepting chemotaxis protein, giving the protein MKSIKTRLSLFFGVIILFICAGIGMISYSAASHSVSDNIDQSLLQLADEGAKTIKARVDVQLNAMAAVAESDLVINDQLTVEQKLNQLSREIKRSGYQKIGIGNLKGQVTLSDGSVIEVADRNYFKKALAGEGAVSDPVVGKASKALIVTYAVPIKDEAGKVKGVVIATRDGNELSAMTDDIKFGESGQAYMINNSGIVVAHKDKDLVMNMTNFSDLAKADESLRGLAALHEKMIQGEKGVGEYTYQNITRYMGFMPIEGTDWALAITAPKSEVMAKVDELAKNILLISVVFLVLGIVLTYWIASKISSPLKAVSEYLNTVATGDFTQEVSEKLLKMKDETGLLGNAMKTMRESIITIVGEVKEKSVHMNEVLSSINASMERLNHSIENVSATTEELSAGSEETAAATEEMNATSTQMEGAAETVASKSQETLITVGTVKAMAEEMKKKAMSSSSSAMEIYTKTKGDLQEAIEKSGIVSQINELSESILAITSQTNLLALNAAIEAARAGEAGKGFSVVAEEIRKLAESSNNAVARIQDVTKVIVEAVKDLTVSSGEILEFVDKKVLADYSYLVESSEQYSQSSSSIDAMMNEISVTSEELLASVQNMVQAIQGISQASNDAAHGASNIAGEAMDITQMTNEVIQLAQSAKDNSKSLNESISRFEI; this is encoded by the coding sequence TTGAAGAGTATCAAAACGAGACTTTCTTTATTCTTTGGTGTTATTATTCTATTTATTTGTGCCGGTATCGGAATGATATCCTATTCGGCAGCCTCTCATTCAGTGTCGGATAACATTGATCAATCCTTGCTGCAACTAGCAGATGAAGGAGCAAAAACGATCAAAGCTCGGGTAGACGTACAACTCAATGCTATGGCGGCAGTGGCCGAAAGTGATCTTGTTATTAATGATCAATTAACAGTAGAACAAAAGTTAAATCAGTTAAGTCGAGAAATTAAGCGAAGCGGCTATCAGAAAATAGGGATTGGCAACTTGAAAGGCCAAGTAACTCTAAGCGACGGATCAGTGATAGAAGTGGCAGACCGCAATTATTTTAAAAAGGCTTTGGCAGGGGAGGGCGCTGTTTCCGACCCAGTAGTAGGGAAAGCGAGTAAAGCCTTAATTGTTACATATGCGGTGCCGATAAAGGATGAGGCTGGAAAAGTAAAGGGTGTCGTAATTGCGACTCGCGACGGAAATGAATTAAGTGCTATGACCGATGATATCAAGTTTGGGGAAAGCGGACAAGCTTATATGATTAATAATAGCGGAATCGTTGTCGCCCATAAGGACAAGGATTTGGTAATGAATATGACCAATTTCTCCGATCTGGCTAAAGCCGATGAGTCTCTGAGAGGTTTGGCCGCCCTCCACGAAAAGATGATCCAGGGAGAAAAGGGAGTCGGCGAATATACTTATCAGAATATTACCCGATATATGGGATTTATGCCGATAGAGGGGACGGACTGGGCTCTTGCCATTACAGCTCCAAAATCAGAAGTAATGGCAAAAGTCGATGAACTGGCAAAGAACATATTGCTTATCTCCGTTGTATTTCTTGTCCTGGGTATAGTTTTAACCTATTGGATTGCTTCTAAAATTTCCAGTCCATTGAAAGCGGTTTCGGAATATTTGAATACTGTAGCCACTGGCGATTTTACCCAAGAGGTTTCGGAAAAGCTACTTAAGATGAAAGATGAAACAGGACTCCTTGGCAATGCTATGAAAACGATGCGTGAATCGATCATAACTATTGTGGGAGAAGTTAAGGAAAAGTCTGTTCATATGAATGAAGTGCTTTCATCGATCAATGCCAGTATGGAGCGTCTAAATCATTCCATAGAAAATGTCTCGGCCACTACGGAGGAATTATCAGCGGGGTCAGAGGAAACGGCAGCGGCAACAGAAGAGATGAATGCGACATCGACGCAAATGGAAGGGGCTGCGGAAACAGTGGCTTCCAAATCTCAGGAAACCTTGATAACGGTGGGAACCGTAAAAGCTATGGCAGAGGAAATGAAAAAGAAAGCCATGTCTTCAAGCAGCAGTGCAATGGAAATTTACACGAAAACAAAAGGTGACCTGCAAGAGGCTATCGAAAAATCCGGGATAGTATCCCAAATCAATGAACTGTCCGAATCAATCCTGGCCATAACGTCCCAGACAAATTTATTAGCCCTTAATGCTGCCATAGAAGCCGCCAGAGCCGGTGAAGCGGGAAAAGGGTTCTCAGTGGTAGCAGAGGAAATCCGTAAACTGGCTGAGAGCTCCAATAATGCAGTCGCGAGAATTCAGGATGTCACGAAAGTCATTGTAGAGGCTGTAAAAGACTTAACCGTCAGCTCGGGGGAAATCTTAGAATTCGTAGATAAGAAAGTGCTGGCTGATTATAGCTATCTTGTTGAATCCAGCGAGCAGTATAGCCAGAGTTCTTCCAGTATTGATGCTATGATGAATGAGATTAGTGTAACCTCAGAAGAACTTTTGGCATCAGTACAGAATATGGTTCAGGCCATTCAGGGGATTTCCCAGGCTTCAAATGATGCGGCACATGGGGCGTCTAATATTGCCGGTGAAGCAATGGATATTACTCAAATGACCAATGAAGTCATCCAACTGGCCCAGTCTGCAAAAGATAACTCTAAGTCCCTTAACGAGAGTATTTCCCGCTTTGAAATATGA
- a CDS encoding FAD-binding protein, translating to MNKRFKKIISLLICLAMLFTLTACSSSTNTPKETPKKTSDGLSFTPGTYAAEAPGRNGILKLEVTVDESRILSVKVLEHSETAMLSDAPIQQIPQKIVEGQTLKVDTIAGASLTSGAILAAAKEALTKAGGDINKLMQGVEKEKIQVQDAETDIVVVGAGAAGMIAAIKASALGKDVILVEKMGMLGGGDTMMASTLLNAAGSSVQKELSIPNSSAEDFYKQLDGIATQKNMPADRTTLKTYADRSGAMVDWLVDLGVPFGRITNTFQHKIKDGSAPGTHIVAALSKELNAKKVDYRLNTKATSIIMEDGKATGIEIETPDGNYKIKAKAVIVTTGGFSNNPELLAKYNPTWLNRPTTGSASLTGDGIIMAEKVGAALYNMDQVKANYLAHVLEDGSAVSLTAINNHTVLVNHDGKRFVNEDHGSINYKSEQMMMQKGHEAYAIFDQTVIEDLKLMKGYNDSGYFISADTLEGLADKIDVNKENFLKTMKDYQSYTINGEDKEFGRKISDPIDKPKYYAALVTPSMQSTYGGIKVDETGHVISTEGKVIPGLYAAGATSGHGAAAGEVGYALIVAVVFGDVVGEQAATDIK from the coding sequence ATGAACAAGAGATTTAAGAAAATAATTTCTTTGTTAATCTGCTTAGCGATGCTATTTACACTGACAGCATGCTCGAGCTCAACGAATACACCAAAGGAAACTCCAAAAAAAACAAGCGATGGGTTAAGCTTTACTCCAGGAACCTATGCGGCTGAAGCTCCTGGACGTAATGGAATCTTAAAATTAGAAGTAACGGTAGATGAAAGTAGAATTCTTTCTGTGAAGGTTTTAGAACATAGTGAAACGGCAATGTTAAGTGATGCTCCGATTCAACAGATTCCACAAAAGATTGTGGAAGGGCAAACCTTAAAGGTTGATACAATTGCCGGAGCTTCCTTGACCAGTGGTGCGATTTTGGCAGCTGCTAAAGAAGCGCTGACCAAAGCGGGTGGAGATATTAACAAGTTGATGCAAGGAGTCGAAAAGGAAAAGATCCAAGTACAGGATGCTGAGACAGATATCGTGGTTGTCGGTGCCGGTGCAGCGGGGATGATTGCCGCCATTAAAGCATCCGCTTTAGGTAAAGATGTTATCCTCGTGGAAAAGATGGGTATGCTGGGTGGTGGCGATACTATGATGGCTTCTACTTTGCTTAATGCAGCAGGTTCAAGCGTTCAAAAGGAATTAAGCATCCCCAACAGCTCAGCCGAAGATTTCTACAAACAATTGGATGGTATTGCCACCCAAAAGAACATGCCTGCGGATCGGACCACCCTGAAGACCTATGCCGATCGCAGCGGAGCGATGGTTGATTGGCTCGTCGATTTGGGTGTACCCTTCGGTAGAATCACCAATACCTTCCAACACAAAATTAAAGATGGCAGTGCACCGGGTACCCATATTGTCGCCGCCTTATCTAAGGAATTGAACGCAAAGAAAGTCGATTATCGCTTAAACACTAAGGCTACCTCAATCATTATGGAAGATGGTAAGGCAACGGGAATCGAAATAGAGACTCCCGATGGCAATTATAAGATTAAGGCGAAGGCTGTCATCGTAACGACCGGTGGTTTCTCCAATAATCCGGAACTCCTCGCCAAGTATAATCCCACCTGGCTTAATCGACCCACCACGGGCTCTGCTTCTTTGACCGGTGATGGAATCATCATGGCCGAAAAGGTCGGTGCAGCCCTTTATAATATGGATCAAGTCAAAGCCAATTATCTTGCTCATGTTTTAGAGGATGGGTCAGCGGTATCTCTCACGGCAATTAACAACCATACCGTGCTGGTTAATCATGATGGCAAACGCTTTGTCAATGAAGACCATGGCTCCATTAACTACAAGTCTGAGCAAATGATGATGCAGAAGGGTCATGAAGCCTACGCTATCTTCGACCAAACTGTCATTGAAGATCTCAAGCTAATGAAGGGATACAACGATTCCGGTTATTTCATCTCTGCTGATACTCTTGAAGGATTAGCTGATAAGATCGATGTCAATAAAGAAAACTTCCTTAAGACGATGAAGGATTACCAATCTTATACAATTAATGGTGAGGATAAGGAATTTGGCCGGAAAATTTCTGATCCCATTGATAAGCCCAAATACTATGCTGCTTTAGTCACACCTTCTATGCAAAGCACTTACGGTGGGATTAAAGTGGATGAGACTGGACATGTCATCAGTACAGAAGGTAAAGTCATTCCGGGCCTCTATGCCGCAGGAGCAACTTCCGGTCATGGTGCCGCTGCTGGAGAAGTTGGATACGCACTCATTGTTGCTGTTGTATTCGGTGATGTAGTAGGGGAACAGGCTGCAACAGATATTAAGTAA
- the argB gene encoding acetylglutamate kinase: MTPLDKGLDKARVLIEALPYIQKFAGKTMVIKYGGHAMLEQDLKEKVMLDILLLHSVGIRPVVVHGGGPEINSMLTRVGKESHFVRGLRVTDKETMEIASMVLVGKLNTEIISLLNRFGGKAVGLSGKDAQLLQAVKKPMKFQNFQGELEDVDLGFVGEIEQVRPEIVTSLVEQGYIPVISPVAGGEDGESYNINADTAAGEIAKALKADRFLLLTDVPGVLRDMENKDSLLSVIKKDEISGLIDLGVISGGMIPKVECARAALQGGVGSVHILDGRIPHAILLELFTDGGIGTMFNS; the protein is encoded by the coding sequence ATGACTCCTCTAGATAAAGGCCTGGATAAAGCCAGAGTGCTCATTGAGGCACTGCCTTATATTCAGAAATTTGCCGGCAAAACAATGGTCATTAAATATGGCGGTCATGCTATGCTTGAGCAGGACCTCAAGGAAAAAGTCATGCTGGATATTCTTCTTCTGCACTCCGTCGGGATTCGTCCGGTAGTGGTCCATGGGGGAGGTCCTGAGATCAATTCAATGTTGACCAGAGTCGGAAAAGAAAGCCATTTTGTGCGAGGGCTGAGGGTCACCGATAAAGAAACTATGGAAATCGCCTCCATGGTCTTGGTGGGAAAGCTCAACACAGAAATCATTTCCTTGCTCAACCGTTTCGGCGGCAAAGCTGTAGGATTATCAGGAAAAGATGCTCAGTTACTCCAAGCAGTTAAGAAGCCCATGAAGTTTCAGAATTTCCAAGGGGAATTGGAGGATGTGGATTTGGGCTTTGTAGGAGAGATCGAGCAGGTTCGTCCGGAAATAGTTACCTCTCTCGTGGAACAAGGCTATATTCCTGTTATCTCACCGGTGGCCGGCGGTGAGGATGGGGAATCCTATAATATCAACGCCGATACAGCCGCCGGGGAAATTGCCAAAGCCTTGAAAGCCGATAGATTTCTTCTACTCACCGATGTGCCAGGGGTTCTTAGGGATATGGAGAATAAAGATTCCCTGCTTTCCGTGATCAAGAAAGATGAGATCTCGGGGCTGATTGATTTGGGTGTGATTAGCGGAGGAATGATTCCCAAAGTAGAATGTGCCCGGGCAGCCCTGCAAGGGGGGGTGGGAAGTGTTCATATCCTCGATGGACGAATCCCTCACGCTATTCTTTTAGAACTCTTTACGGATGGCGGAATTGGAACGATGTTTAATTCTTGA
- a CDS encoding sensor histidine kinase codes for MRKFTLPLVMFVMIFMLSFLVPGYLTSQTPIFYSGSVIPEDIAERSYIVSSPKNQSIEESQLSLHLHIPKEVPELVLVFSDFKSVQVHMDGALTYSYDSHTFYQRVHQIPLPRDNVDEDKTLNIDLDLQLPRHSFATKIMLATHENAEKDMLLAYGLSMLTLGIYLLIVIYSLSLYIKKPSEKYLLLLMALALTALISALSNSNFILLEFRSLTDLVRIFRIVFSVALCFVLMDIHLPGKWNLLVRGPGITALTFMLILLNSLGLNNLFEHIAYSLALPSAYAVIAGCAKKRPDAYILLIGTAIREGLRVFFRFVELGYFLPAISMFYYYIPQFSGMIFAFSCMFVINSRFARKFDEVDKLVVKLEEANAHLDAKVLLRTQELEKANQKILEEQRKKHSMTANIFHDLRTPIFNAQGSAEMIELSDERNAATLTVLKNQLDYLGRLTEDLLLISKLEEGGITFNQFRVRLDSLCATVLEGSQTMAQRKGIALSSQIEKDVCVTGDAFRLKQVLENLMSNALKFTSENGSITLILRSEGPNAVIEICDTGLGIDSEDLPKIFGRYYYSKQGSNIESSGLGLSIAFEIVKAHQGEIRVESEADKGSTFIVILPLEQVEGH; via the coding sequence ATGCGCAAGTTCACCCTTCCTTTGGTCATGTTCGTCATGATTTTTATGCTATCCTTTCTGGTCCCAGGCTATCTAACCAGCCAAACTCCAATATTCTACTCGGGTTCAGTTATTCCTGAGGATATAGCAGAACGCAGTTACATCGTTTCTAGCCCGAAGAATCAATCGATCGAGGAAAGCCAACTTTCCCTTCATCTTCACATACCCAAAGAAGTACCTGAACTCGTTCTGGTGTTCTCCGATTTTAAATCCGTGCAAGTACATATGGATGGTGCCCTTACCTATTCTTATGATAGCCATACTTTCTACCAAAGAGTGCACCAAATCCCTCTACCCAGGGACAACGTGGATGAAGATAAAACTTTAAACATAGACCTTGATCTTCAACTCCCTCGCCATTCCTTTGCAACCAAGATTATGCTGGCCACGCATGAAAACGCCGAGAAAGATATGTTATTGGCTTATGGGTTGAGCATGCTCACCTTAGGTATCTATCTACTCATCGTTATCTACAGTCTATCCCTCTATATCAAAAAGCCCAGCGAAAAATATCTGCTCCTGCTTATGGCACTGGCATTGACTGCTCTAATCTCCGCTTTATCCAATTCGAATTTTATTCTTTTAGAATTTCGTTCTCTGACGGATTTGGTACGAATATTTCGCATCGTCTTTTCTGTTGCACTCTGCTTTGTGCTAATGGATATTCACCTTCCTGGGAAGTGGAATCTGCTGGTACGAGGGCCGGGAATCACTGCCCTTACTTTTATGCTGATTCTCCTCAATTCCTTGGGGCTAAACAATTTGTTTGAGCATATAGCCTATTCCCTCGCTCTGCCCTCCGCTTATGCGGTTATAGCCGGCTGTGCGAAGAAGAGACCGGATGCCTACATCCTACTCATCGGGACTGCCATACGCGAAGGCTTACGTGTCTTTTTCCGCTTTGTGGAGCTTGGTTACTTTCTTCCTGCCATATCCATGTTTTATTACTATATCCCCCAATTCAGCGGCATGATCTTTGCCTTTTCATGTATGTTTGTGATTAATAGCCGATTCGCTCGAAAATTTGACGAGGTAGATAAACTGGTGGTTAAACTCGAAGAAGCAAATGCCCACTTGGACGCCAAAGTCTTGCTTCGTACTCAAGAACTCGAAAAGGCTAACCAAAAAATACTGGAAGAGCAAAGAAAAAAGCACAGTATGACTGCTAACATTTTTCATGATCTGCGCACTCCCATCTTTAATGCCCAAGGTTCAGCAGAAATGATAGAGCTCTCTGACGAAAGAAATGCAGCCACACTCACTGTTCTCAAAAATCAACTGGATTATCTCGGTCGCCTAACAGAAGACTTACTCCTCATTTCCAAGTTGGAGGAAGGAGGCATTACCTTTAATCAATTTCGTGTGCGATTGGATTCTCTTTGCGCTACCGTCCTCGAAGGTTCCCAGACTATGGCTCAGCGGAAAGGCATTGCATTATCCAGCCAAATCGAAAAGGATGTCTGCGTTACAGGAGATGCCTTTCGTCTCAAGCAAGTGCTGGAAAACCTTATGTCAAATGCTTTAAAATTTACTTCCGAAAACGGATCAATAACCCTTATCCTTCGTAGTGAAGGGCCAAATGCCGTCATTGAAATCTGCGACACAGGCCTTGGCATCGATTCAGAGGATTTGCCCAAAATCTTTGGTCGCTATTATTACAGCAAACAAGGGAGCAACATTGAATCCTCAGGTCTGGGCCTTTCCATCGCTTTCGAAATCGTGAAAGCCCACCAGGGTGAGATCCGTGTGGAGAGTGAGGCGGACAAAGGCTCGACTTTCATCGTGATACTACCCCTGGAACAAGTCGAAGGACATTAG
- a CDS encoding response regulator transcription factor has protein sequence MHRILLVEDDPTIAEIIQFYLAKNQEYHVQWVKNAQEALSAANEQVGAILLDIRLPGMDGMEICAQLRRRLYCPIIFISCLDDEETIVKALRLGGDDYLVKPFKCPVLLARIEANLRRMQRSNPRVEDMLYSGELALNTNTHTVQKGNDRVYLSPTEFQILYFLMRNKGIVLELEEIYYFIWQRPSYGDVRTVCVHVSNLRKKIEEDPLKPKYIKTVRKIGYMFND, from the coding sequence ATGCATCGCATTTTGCTAGTTGAAGATGATCCTACGATTGCCGAGATCATTCAGTTTTATCTTGCGAAAAACCAAGAATATCACGTTCAATGGGTGAAAAATGCCCAGGAGGCGTTGAGCGCAGCCAATGAGCAGGTCGGTGCAATTTTGCTTGATATTCGTTTACCGGGAATGGATGGCATGGAAATCTGTGCTCAACTCCGGCGAAGACTCTATTGTCCAATCATATTCATTAGCTGTCTTGATGATGAGGAAACCATTGTTAAGGCCTTGCGTCTGGGTGGCGATGATTATTTGGTTAAGCCATTTAAGTGCCCGGTTTTGCTGGCTCGTATTGAAGCGAATTTAAGGCGTATGCAACGGAGTAATCCTCGCGTTGAGGACATGCTCTATAGTGGGGAGCTGGCTCTTAATACCAATACCCATACCGTTCAAAAGGGAAACGATAGGGTGTATCTATCCCCAACGGAATTTCAAATTCTTTACTTCTTGATGAGAAACAAAGGGATTGTCTTAGAGCTGGAAGAAATCTATTACTTCATATGGCAGCGTCCCAGTTACGGGGATGTGCGAACAGTATGTGTCCATGTTAGTAACCTACGAAAAAAGATTGAAGAGGATCCCTTAAAGCCCAAATACATTAAGACTGTGCGTAAAATTGGCTATATGTTTAATGACTAA
- a CDS encoding aspartate aminotransferase family protein: MFEKTHAMIQRGQEVVMNTYGRLPMAIVKGKGSIVWDIEGKQYLDFVTGLAVSSLGHSHPAVVEAIQKQAEEIVHTSNLYWIPNQIALAEKLVEHSFADKIFFCNSGAEANEAAIKLARKYAKEHYSEDKYEILTLVNSFHGRTLATLTATGQTKYQEGYAPLPEGFTYVPINDLAQLEEKMSPKVAAVMLEPIQGEGGVFPLEVEFLAKARKLCDDYGALLIFDEVQVGLGRTGKLFAYEWSNVAPDIMTLAKALGGGVPIGAMLTKEEVASTFKPGDHASTFGGNPLATAVGCAVMDVITEEGFLEDVLKRAQYFKLKLQKLADKYQTGTEIRGQGFILGWPLDRSGAEIVEGAREKGLLINFVGGKALRFLPPLNVSYQEIDGAITILDQVFAECW, encoded by the coding sequence ATGTTCGAAAAGACCCATGCCATGATTCAACGGGGTCAAGAGGTAGTGATGAATACCTATGGCCGTCTGCCCATGGCCATTGTCAAGGGGAAGGGCTCTATCGTTTGGGATATTGAAGGTAAGCAGTATTTGGACTTTGTCACAGGCTTAGCGGTCAGCTCGCTGGGTCATAGCCATCCGGCGGTGGTGGAGGCCATTCAAAAGCAGGCTGAGGAGATAGTGCATACCTCCAACCTCTATTGGATTCCTAATCAAATCGCCCTGGCGGAAAAATTAGTGGAACACTCCTTTGCCGACAAGATTTTTTTCTGCAACAGCGGCGCCGAAGCCAATGAAGCAGCCATAAAATTAGCTCGAAAATACGCCAAAGAGCATTATAGCGAGGATAAATATGAAATCCTGACTCTGGTCAACTCCTTCCATGGTCGGACTTTAGCCACATTGACGGCTACCGGGCAGACCAAATACCAAGAAGGGTATGCACCTTTGCCGGAAGGATTCACTTATGTGCCCATCAATGACCTGGCGCAGCTGGAAGAGAAAATGAGCCCTAAGGTGGCAGCCGTAATGCTGGAGCCTATTCAGGGGGAAGGCGGGGTATTTCCCTTAGAGGTGGAATTCTTAGCAAAAGCCCGCAAGCTTTGCGATGATTACGGGGCACTTCTTATCTTTGATGAAGTTCAAGTGGGCTTAGGGAGAACCGGCAAGCTTTTTGCCTATGAATGGAGCAATGTGGCCCCGGATATTATGACCTTAGCTAAAGCCTTGGGGGGCGGGGTGCCCATCGGGGCCATGCTGACTAAGGAAGAAGTTGCCTCCACCTTTAAGCCCGGAGATCATGCCTCAACCTTCGGGGGGAACCCCCTGGCTACAGCCGTAGGCTGTGCTGTAATGGATGTGATCACCGAGGAAGGATTCCTGGAAGATGTTCTAAAACGGGCACAGTATTTTAAGCTGAAGCTGCAAAAGCTGGCAGACAAATACCAAACCGGCACAGAGATCCGAGGACAGGGCTTTATCCTTGGCTGGCCTCTTGACCGCTCAGGAGCGGAGATTGTGGAAGGAGCCAGAGAAAAAGGCCTGCTGATTAATTTTGTGGGAGGAAAAGCCCTAAGATTTTTACCCCCTCTCAATGTTTCTTATCAAGAAATAGATGGGGCCATCACCATTCTCGATCAGGTTTTTGCTGAGTGTTGGTAA
- a CDS encoding TetR/AcrR family transcriptional regulator, which translates to MLRKSFAQDCLYTAVMRLMKEKDLEDITVKELVLKAGVSRSTFYRYYTQPMDVLRDYLQPFNDDNAHLDDEDDKKVYLRRFYQYYTSHSELIYALIQSSKTEFLRETISSHILEVFTAMMTNKGISSFLQKASVGLCVEILIVWIINDREEKIEEMTDTVHNMVSVIERVS; encoded by the coding sequence GTGCTGAGAAAGAGCTTTGCCCAAGATTGTCTATATACTGCTGTAATGCGACTGATGAAAGAGAAAGATTTAGAGGACATCACTGTAAAAGAATTAGTGCTAAAAGCTGGAGTGTCCCGTTCAACCTTTTACCGGTATTATACACAGCCTATGGATGTCCTTCGGGATTACCTCCAACCTTTTAATGATGACAATGCCCACTTGGATGACGAAGATGATAAAAAGGTTTATTTGCGTAGATTTTATCAGTATTATACAAGCCATAGTGAGCTTATCTATGCTTTGATTCAGTCTAGTAAGACGGAGTTTCTCAGAGAAACCATATCCAGTCACATTCTCGAAGTCTTTACAGCCATGATGACGAATAAAGGAATATCTTCTTTCCTGCAAAAGGCTAGTGTGGGATTGTGTGTAGAAATATTGATCGTATGGATTATTAACGATAGGGAAGAAAAGATCGAAGAAATGACCGACACTGTACATAACATGGTTTCTGTGATTGAAAGGGTATCCTAG
- a CDS encoding FAD-dependent oxidoreductase: MTTSNSSKGISRKDFIKGAAFSIAGIATIGLAGCSTDTSKSNPPAPAEGIAWDHETDVVVVGFGGAGGAAAWEAGTAGSEVIVLELAKAAGGSTNICGGLVTIGGGNALQKAAGFEDSPENFYNYLIAALGTGADEDQCRIFAEQSPDMYTWLTEKIGVKFNPGVNPLWPETPNPTAGLTCTGDEYHMDYAAVSKAVHRTGWVDSETRPGGRDGSGFFQPLLRAVEALPKVKIMYETAGEQLVYDHDKKRVLGIKAKQGDKTLSIKARKAVVLTAGGFAKNEDMVRTHCPAFNGVYALGTAGDNGVGIKMGQALGAALQNMHMAFSTSTAYAYTTQEGCAGGPLSQGIIVNQFGSRFVAEDHYHSWVAEYMLQNHRPQKHLPSYLIFDAKMHDILSEKSKESLEKAKVTKANSIEELAKALGTSEGVLENTVQFYNSKAAEGKDPLLNKQSKFIKPIATAPFYALEIVPTSMFTVGGLRINTKAQVLSAETGAPIAGLYSAGRNAANVIAQQYGGSGTSVATCFVFGRIIGQNAAAEAAV, encoded by the coding sequence ATGACGACTTCAAATAGTTCGAAGGGGATCTCTCGTAAAGATTTTATCAAGGGCGCGGCTTTTAGTATTGCTGGTATAGCAACCATTGGCTTAGCCGGTTGTTCCACCGACACTTCCAAGAGTAACCCACCGGCACCGGCAGAGGGTATAGCTTGGGACCACGAGACGGATGTAGTGGTGGTGGGCTTTGGTGGTGCGGGAGGAGCGGCAGCTTGGGAAGCAGGTACAGCAGGATCCGAAGTCATCGTTCTCGAATTGGCTAAAGCGGCCGGCGGAAGTACTAATATCTGCGGCGGCCTCGTCACCATCGGTGGAGGTAATGCTCTGCAGAAAGCAGCCGGCTTTGAAGACAGCCCAGAGAACTTCTACAACTATTTAATAGCGGCATTGGGTACGGGGGCCGATGAGGACCAGTGCCGTATCTTTGCTGAACAAAGCCCGGATATGTACACCTGGCTTACGGAAAAGATTGGCGTAAAATTCAATCCCGGTGTCAACCCCCTCTGGCCCGAAACTCCTAATCCTACAGCCGGTTTAACCTGTACGGGGGACGAGTACCATATGGATTATGCTGCCGTGAGCAAAGCCGTACACCGTACAGGCTGGGTAGACAGCGAAACCCGGCCGGGGGGAAGAGACGGATCCGGTTTCTTCCAGCCTTTACTACGTGCTGTGGAAGCTCTTCCCAAGGTTAAGATTATGTACGAAACAGCGGGAGAGCAATTGGTCTATGATCATGATAAAAAACGGGTTCTTGGTATCAAGGCTAAGCAAGGGGATAAGACCCTCTCCATCAAAGCTCGCAAAGCAGTCGTTCTTACCGCCGGCGGCTTTGCCAAGAACGAAGATATGGTGAGAACCCACTGCCCAGCATTCAATGGGGTGTATGCTCTGGGAACCGCCGGGGATAACGGTGTAGGTATCAAAATGGGGCAGGCCTTGGGGGCAGCTTTACAAAACATGCACATGGCCTTTTCCACCAGTACGGCCTATGCCTACACCACCCAGGAAGGCTGTGCAGGCGGCCCCCTCTCTCAGGGCATCATTGTCAATCAATTCGGCTCACGTTTCGTCGCCGAAGATCATTACCATTCTTGGGTAGCAGAATATATGCTCCAAAATCACAGACCGCAGAAGCATCTTCCCAGCTATCTCATCTTCGATGCCAAAATGCACGATATCTTGTCGGAGAAATCCAAAGAAAGCCTGGAAAAGGCCAAGGTCACTAAAGCCAATAGTATCGAAGAGCTGGCCAAAGCCCTGGGTACTTCTGAAGGCGTGTTGGAAAATACCGTGCAATTCTACAATTCTAAAGCAGCTGAGGGAAAGGATCCTTTACTTAATAAACAGAGCAAATTCATCAAGCCGATTGCCACCGCTCCCTTCTATGCTCTGGAAATCGTCCCCACGAGCATGTTCACCGTAGGCGGATTACGGATCAACACCAAGGCCCAAGTTCTCTCCGCTGAGACCGGAGCACCTATAGCCGGACTCTACTCAGCCGGGCGGAATGCCGCCAATGTTATCGCTCAGCAATACGGCGGAAGCGGCACCAGTGTGGCCACTTGCTTTGTCTTTGGCAGGATTATCGGGCAAAATGCTGCGGCTGAAGCTGCTGTTTAA